The following are from one region of the Methanospirillum hungatei genome:
- the dnaG gene encoding DNA primase DnaG, producing the protein MYEQDTTKYRIHLVIQTDGVVDRSDVVGAIFGQIEGLLGSELELRELQRQGKLGRIDVKVQSKLGKSYGEITIPTSVDRAETAILAASMETINRVGPCSSEISVQSIEDVRITKRTQIIERAKALLLEFEEPGIDPESLIDAVRESQRIEKIATIGPDNVPAGPNVLISDAIIVVEGRADVINLLRAGIKNAVAVEGTSIPKTIIEMCRKKTTTAFFDGDRGGDLILRELLEVTDVDFVAYPTRGESVEDLSRKEIIKALRNKIPIEYILEDRISEYFATQNQQQEIIIRESEIKKEENVEEDQIKTEKNEQILEQSEECVETESLLECSAEEIHSISDSELSEERPRTVFSHIREVKNRGTARLIGLGGEIKTELPAGDIEEKLGTIEHDLEGVIIDQEVNQHLLDQCFTHGIRYLAAPSFTGIVRLPATIRLIPFR; encoded by the coding sequence GTGTATGAACAGGATACAACTAAATATCGTATTCATCTGGTTATTCAGACCGACGGGGTGGTAGATCGCTCTGATGTTGTAGGGGCAATTTTTGGTCAGATCGAAGGACTGCTTGGATCAGAACTAGAACTTCGTGAGCTTCAGCGACAGGGAAAGCTTGGGCGAATTGATGTTAAGGTCCAGAGCAAGTTAGGCAAATCATATGGTGAGATAACTATACCAACCTCTGTTGATCGGGCTGAAACTGCAATTCTTGCTGCTTCCATGGAGACCATAAACAGGGTAGGTCCCTGCAGTTCAGAAATCTCAGTTCAATCTATTGAAGACGTCAGAATTACCAAACGCACCCAAATTATCGAACGTGCAAAAGCTTTACTTCTTGAGTTTGAAGAACCAGGTATTGATCCAGAGTCACTCATTGACGCAGTCCGCGAAAGCCAGCGGATAGAAAAGATTGCGACAATAGGACCTGACAATGTTCCAGCCGGCCCTAATGTCCTCATCTCAGATGCTATCATTGTTGTTGAAGGGCGAGCAGATGTTATCAACCTGCTTCGGGCAGGAATAAAAAATGCCGTCGCAGTTGAAGGAACAAGTATACCTAAAACAATAATTGAGATGTGCCGGAAAAAGACTACAACAGCATTCTTCGACGGAGATCGGGGTGGGGATCTCATTCTACGTGAACTTCTTGAAGTGACCGATGTTGATTTTGTTGCATATCCCACCAGAGGAGAATCTGTTGAAGATCTTTCTCGAAAAGAGATCATTAAGGCCCTCCGAAACAAGATCCCTATTGAATATATTCTTGAAGATAGGATTTCAGAATATTTCGCTACTCAAAACCAGCAACAAGAGATTATAATCCGTGAAAGTGAAATAAAAAAAGAGGAAAATGTTGAAGAGGATCAGATCAAGACTGAAAAAAATGAACAAATTTTAGAACAATCAGAGGAATGTGTTGAGACCGAATCTCTTTTAGAATGCTCAGCAGAAGAAATTCATAGTATTTCAGATTCTGAACTTTCAGAAGAACGACCACGAACCGTTTTTTCTCATATCAGGGAAGTAAAAAATCGTGGGACGGCCAGACTCATTGGGCTTGGAGGTGAAATTAAAACTGAACTTCCTGCCGGAGATATTGAAGAAAAACTTGGAACAATAGAACATGACTTAGAAGGAGTTATTATCGACCAGGAAGTAAACCAACATCTCTTAGATCAATGTTTCACACATGGAATCAGATATCTTGCAGCACCATCCTTTACGGGAATTGTACGTCTTCCGGCAACCATTCGGCTCATTCCTTTTAGATAG
- a CDS encoding class I SAM-dependent methyltransferase, with protein sequence MTFLATGFQQVDHSKDQKKLVRCLSNIRNHPFFRSVKEESFQLLQISPGDIILEIGCGPLDDVHILAEQCCPGGLVIGSDISSSLVTLAKKATHTPNLSFIRMDGQYSAVREGVCDAVREDRVLQHVKNPEQVIDEMYRILKPGGRCVLFEPDWENFIIDGIDETVTRSIHNFWSDQFACGHVGRKIRRFCLNAGFIDVQVYPRTMIMHAFKEAEAIFTVSENAIRAASAGQVSQKAAEEFIAYLRTMDQKGLFFGSFTGYLVSGNK encoded by the coding sequence ATGACCTTTCTTGCAACCGGATTTCAGCAGGTGGACCATTCAAAGGACCAGAAAAAACTGGTCAGATGTCTGTCAAACATCAGAAATCATCCCTTCTTTCGATCTGTGAAAGAGGAATCATTTCAACTCCTGCAGATATCCCCCGGAGATATTATCCTTGAGATAGGGTGCGGACCGCTTGATGATGTGCATATCCTGGCCGAACAGTGTTGCCCGGGAGGGCTGGTTATCGGGTCAGATATTAGTTCTTCACTTGTAACTCTTGCAAAAAAGGCGACCCATACACCCAATCTCTCGTTCATCCGGATGGACGGACAATATTCTGCAGTCAGGGAGGGTGTATGTGATGCTGTCAGGGAAGACCGGGTCCTTCAACATGTCAAAAATCCGGAGCAGGTGATTGATGAGATGTATCGGATCCTGAAACCGGGGGGACGATGTGTCCTCTTTGAACCAGACTGGGAGAATTTTATCATCGACGGGATAGATGAAACGGTCACGAGGAGTATACATAACTTCTGGTCAGATCAGTTTGCCTGTGGTCATGTCGGGAGAAAAATCAGACGATTTTGCCTGAATGCGGGATTTATTGATGTACAGGTCTATCCCCGGACCATGATCATGCATGCATTCAAAGAAGCAGAGGCAATCTTCACCGTTTCAGAAAATGCAATACGGGCAGCATCTGCCGGACAAGTATCACAAAAGGCAGCGGAAGAGTTTATTGCCTATCTTAGAACTATGGATCAAAAAGGTTTATTCTTCGGTTCCTTCACCGGCTACCTGGTTTCCGGAAATAAATGA
- a CDS encoding ATP-grasp domain-containing protein, which produces MITIIPKPTDIPSDNSTRMVMDEFDRMGYPYQVRFLEAIDPFSDDLSGATIWACGIRQNGHNFESLQALSLKNRIINSPESIVTCASKVMTSALLVQHGVPTPTTFFTESRTLAGQFIKKHTKAVSKPVYGFDGVGIHLVESEGDLGDPPFYLQEYVPNDRDFRVFVIGDQAVGAIMRVSDHLTHNIHQGGCGSAIDIPKEMAKIAVQAAHCVGVDYGGVDLLAYNGSYVVLEVNGTPNWHCMQAPIPQLLAEYLILQDKQNQ; this is translated from the coding sequence ATGATAACCATTATTCCAAAACCAACCGATATTCCATCTGACAATTCCACCCGGATGGTCATGGATGAGTTTGATCGGATGGGATATCCGTACCAGGTCAGGTTTTTAGAAGCCATTGATCCATTTTCAGATGACCTGTCAGGAGCTACTATCTGGGCCTGTGGAATCAGACAGAATGGTCATAATTTTGAGTCTCTTCAGGCTCTTTCGCTAAAAAACCGGATTATTAACTCCCCGGAGAGTATTGTCACCTGTGCAAGTAAAGTGATGACATCAGCCCTTCTGGTGCAGCACGGGGTACCGACTCCGACAACCTTTTTTACCGAATCACGGACTCTGGCAGGTCAGTTCATAAAAAAACATACGAAAGCCGTATCAAAGCCGGTATATGGATTTGACGGAGTGGGTATTCACCTGGTTGAAAGTGAGGGCGATCTTGGGGATCCTCCTTTCTACCTGCAGGAGTATGTGCCAAATGACCGTGACTTCCGGGTGTTTGTCATCGGCGATCAGGCTGTCGGGGCAATAATGCGTGTATCTGATCACCTGACTCACAATATTCATCAAGGGGGCTGTGGTAGTGCTATTGACATCCCAAAAGAAATGGCGAAAATAGCAGTTCAGGCTGCACATTGTGTTGGTGTTGATTATGGTGGTGTCGATCTGCTCGCCTACAATGGTTCTTATGTTGTTTTGGAAGTAAATGGAACGCCTAACTGGCATTGTATGCAGGCACCAATCCCACAACTTCTTGCGGAATATCTTATTTTACAGGATAAACAGAATCAATAA
- the pyrE gene encoding orotate phosphoribosyltransferase, with product MVTATLREMLISAEAIRFGDFTLASGRKSKVYIDIKKAITDPAILKKIASEILIKNTDFDAVAGVAVGGVPLAVSVSLTSGKPYVIIRKEQKGHGLTSLIIGEVTGKHILLVEDVTTSGGSAVFGIEQLRSAGAIVKNVITVVDRNEGAEKKLQNLDITLKSLVSIQELMNE from the coding sequence ATGGTAACTGCAACATTGCGTGAGATGTTAATCTCAGCAGAAGCAATCCGATTTGGAGATTTTACCCTTGCGTCCGGAAGAAAAAGCAAGGTATATATTGATATTAAAAAGGCAATCACTGATCCTGCTATCCTGAAAAAGATTGCATCAGAGATCCTGATAAAAAATACTGATTTCGATGCCGTCGCAGGAGTGGCCGTCGGTGGTGTTCCCCTTGCGGTATCTGTCTCCCTTACCTCTGGAAAACCCTACGTGATCATCAGGAAAGAACAGAAAGGACATGGTCTTACCAGTCTCATCATTGGAGAAGTTACCGGAAAACACATCCTTCTTGTTGAAGATGTAACCACATCCGGTGGATCTGCGGTATTTGGAATTGAGCAGCTTCGCTCTGCCGGTGCAATAGTAAAAAATGTGATCACCGTAGTAGATCGAAATGAAGGAGCTGAGAAAAAACTTCAAAATCTCGATATCACGCTGAAATCTCTAGTTAGTATACAGGAACTTATGAACGAGTAA
- a CDS encoding DUF167 domain-containing protein — protein sequence MYGKTEKQKRNESDDKKPTDDICQVTSDGIIITVEVSAGSKQSIFPDGYNSWRKAFGISVKAPPMEGKANKAIIELIASQLHISKNAVTIISGHTASVKKIQITGISRQQLIDLSANK from the coding sequence ATGTATGGAAAAACAGAAAAACAAAAAAGAAACGAATCAGATGATAAGAAACCCACTGATGACATTTGTCAGGTCACATCAGATGGAATAATAATTACTGTCGAGGTTTCAGCTGGAAGTAAACAATCAATATTTCCTGATGGGTATAACTCATGGAGAAAAGCATTTGGAATTTCTGTAAAAGCTCCTCCAATGGAAGGAAAAGCAAATAAAGCAATAATCGAACTCATTGCCAGCCAACTGCATATATCAAAAAATGCCGTGACAATTATATCCGGACATACAGCATCAGTAAAAAAGATTCAGATCACCGGTATCTCGCGTCAACAGCTAATCGACCTATCAGCAAATAAGTAA
- a CDS encoding CDP-2,3-bis-(O-geranylgeranyl)-sn-glycerol synthase: protein MLPAYLPNNFAALTGGGMPIDLKKKWSDGKRILGDGKTIRGFIGGVSAGILAGFLQIYLEISGIIPWFPHHTVSAVILFAIGSLLGDMVKSFFKRRRGIDRGGEWFLVDQLDFVVGALLLTLLFDPVWIMGTMTLPLLIVILVLTPLLHRTVNIIGYKLGLKKVPW from the coding sequence ATGCTCCCCGCCTACCTTCCAAATAATTTCGCGGCTCTCACGGGTGGGGGTATGCCCATAGATCTGAAGAAAAAATGGTCTGACGGAAAACGGATACTTGGAGATGGAAAAACTATCCGGGGATTTATTGGAGGAGTTAGCGCAGGAATTTTGGCTGGTTTTCTTCAGATATATCTGGAAATATCCGGCATTATACCCTGGTTCCCTCACCACACGGTATCTGCAGTGATTTTGTTTGCAATTGGATCACTCCTTGGAGATATGGTCAAGAGTTTTTTTAAAAGACGCCGGGGAATAGACCGGGGAGGGGAATGGTTTTTGGTGGATCAACTGGACTTTGTTGTCGGGGCTTTGCTTCTGACACTTTTGTTTGATCCGGTCTGGATAATGGGCACCATGACTTTACCATTACTTATAGTCATCCTTGTGCTGACACCCCTGCTGCACCGAACCGTGAATATTATCGGGTATAAACTAGGATTGAAGAAGGTACCATGGTAA
- the tes gene encoding tetraether lipid synthase Tes, whose amino-acid sequence MLLKNTKSLCPICKKVLDAEITEKDGKVYINRTCPDHGFFSYLYWDDVEAWRRYEAFGVKGSGLENPQVIREISNCPYDCGICNNHKSTTLLANVDLTNRCNLNCSFCFANARACGYIYEPTFDQIKDMLTILRSEKPTPAPAVQFAGGEPTLRDDLVEIIRLAKSLGFMQVQLATNGLIIAQDPDYALKLKEAGLSTVYLHFDGVSKETNFKLTHDLKAIENLKKAKQGVVLVPTIIKGQNDHEIGDIVRFAAEHIEVIRGVNFQPVSFTGAASPEDIERQRITIPELLDCIEKQTSGSVEKEDFYPVPCVVPISDFVEAYTGKPQLKFTAHQHCGAATYVFVRDKKIVPINRMIDVDAFFDSIERLTTQLTSAGPISRKMVAINGIKELYGSVKKSEEGGRELWTSLGKALITHNFDSLREFHWNALFIGMMHFMDNYNYDVERVSQCCIHYATPDGTLIPFCSYNSGPVFREEVWKKYSQPFE is encoded by the coding sequence ATACTCCTAAAAAATACGAAAAGTCTCTGTCCGATATGTAAAAAGGTACTCGATGCAGAGATTACAGAAAAAGATGGAAAGGTGTATATAAACAGGACCTGTCCTGATCATGGCTTTTTTTCATACCTATACTGGGATGATGTCGAAGCATGGCGCAGATATGAGGCATTCGGTGTAAAAGGTTCAGGTCTTGAAAATCCTCAGGTCATCAGGGAGATAAGCAACTGTCCATATGATTGTGGGATTTGTAATAATCATAAATCAACAACTCTCCTTGCAAATGTTGATCTGACAAACCGGTGTAACCTGAATTGTTCCTTTTGTTTTGCCAATGCCCGTGCTTGCGGATACATTTACGAGCCCACCTTTGACCAGATCAAAGATATGCTGACGATCCTGCGCTCTGAAAAACCGACTCCTGCACCAGCAGTTCAGTTTGCCGGAGGCGAACCAACACTCCGGGATGATCTGGTTGAGATCATTAGACTGGCAAAAAGTTTGGGATTCATGCAGGTGCAGCTGGCAACGAACGGACTTATCATTGCTCAGGATCCTGATTACGCACTCAAGCTCAAAGAAGCTGGACTTTCCACGGTTTACCTGCATTTTGACGGAGTCTCAAAGGAGACAAATTTCAAACTTACACATGATCTGAAAGCAATAGAAAACCTGAAGAAGGCTAAACAGGGTGTGGTTCTGGTACCAACCATTATCAAAGGCCAAAATGATCATGAAATTGGTGATATCGTCAGGTTTGCAGCAGAACATATTGAGGTTATCCGTGGTGTAAACTTCCAGCCGGTATCATTTACCGGGGCAGCATCGCCGGAGGATATCGAACGGCAGCGGATAACTATCCCAGAGTTACTAGATTGTATTGAGAAGCAAACCAGTGGTTCAGTGGAAAAAGAGGATTTTTATCCGGTTCCCTGTGTTGTGCCGATCAGCGACTTTGTTGAGGCATATACTGGTAAACCACAACTAAAGTTCACTGCTCATCAGCATTGTGGTGCAGCAACCTATGTCTTTGTCAGGGATAAGAAGATCGTCCCGATCAACCGCATGATAGATGTTGATGCATTCTTTGATTCCATCGAGCGGCTGACGACCCAACTAACATCTGCAGGACCTATCAGCCGGAAGATGGTCGCTATAAACGGGATTAAGGAGCTCTATGGTTCGGTGAAGAAGAGCGAGGAGGGGGGACGAGAACTCTGGACCAGTCTTGGAAAGGCTCTCATTACTCATAACTTTGACTCCCTTCGTGAGTTCCATTGGAATGCCCTCTTTATCGGAATGATGCATTTCATGGATAACTATAATTATGATGTTGAGCGGGTGAGCCAGTGCTGTATTCATTACGCAACACCGGATGGAACTCTGATTCCATTCTGTTCTTATAACAGTGGTCCGGTGTTCCGTGAAGAGGTATGGAAGAAATATAGTCAACCATTTGAATAA
- a CDS encoding UPF0058 family protein: MHKEELISLHTMLTNVREYLQEQNPEADFSEYDALEITPSQTHRSKVEHKYAIFVLGNAIAKAMREVDNPSAARMADRMHELAERTLKEIEMGV, translated from the coding sequence GTGCATAAAGAAGAACTAATTTCCTTGCATACCATGCTCACAAATGTCCGCGAATATCTCCAGGAGCAGAACCCTGAGGCTGATTTTTCTGAATATGATGCCCTCGAGATTACGCCCTCCCAGACACACCGGAGTAAGGTAGAGCATAAATATGCAATTTTTGTCCTGGGAAATGCCATCGCAAAGGCCATGCGTGAGGTAGATAACCCATCAGCAGCACGAATGGCTGATCGGATGCATGAACTTGCTGAGCGCACGTTAAAAGAGATAGAAATGGGTGTCTAA
- the purD gene encoding phosphoribosylamine--glycine ligase, translating to MNTHTNILVVGSGGREHAIAKALSKNPQTRIFSVMNRMNPGITELAYKVLIASETDPERVKMFCLEHQILFACIGPEAPLETGVVDVLTEAGVRCVGPTKLAARIETDKSFCRNLMKKYNIPGLPEYHIFHSGTDAEKFLKTTIKEYAIKPSGLTGGKGVRIMGEHLTHEDACRYVHELKGDVVIEERLIGEEFTLQAFVDGNHLVPMPLVQDHKRAFEGDVGPNTGGMGSYTLPDHRFPFVTEEDYYKAFAIMKQTVVSLAAEGTPYVGILYGQFMNTAQGPMVIEFNARFGDPEAMNVLSLLTSDFSTLVQAITAGTLDKAEVQFAKKATVCKYLVPEGYPDNPVSGGKLTPGPENKALCYYASVVRDGEYLVTQSSRTMAFVGIGDTLEEAEKIAEEAASAVQGPVRHRSDIGTREVLDKRISHMKEIR from the coding sequence ATGAATACACATACAAACATCCTTGTTGTCGGAAGCGGAGGTAGAGAACATGCCATTGCAAAGGCCCTATCCAAAAATCCGCAGACGAGAATATTTTCCGTAATGAACAGGATGAATCCAGGTATAACTGAATTGGCATATAAGGTGCTGATTGCTTCAGAAACAGATCCGGAACGCGTGAAAATGTTCTGTCTCGAGCATCAGATCCTGTTTGCATGTATCGGACCTGAAGCTCCACTCGAAACAGGAGTTGTTGATGTACTTACGGAAGCAGGAGTCAGATGTGTTGGTCCCACAAAATTAGCAGCAAGAATAGAGACTGACAAATCATTCTGCAGAAACCTGATGAAAAAATATAATATTCCCGGTCTACCTGAATACCATATATTCCATTCTGGCACAGATGCTGAAAAATTCCTAAAAACCACTATAAAAGAATATGCAATAAAACCATCCGGTCTGACCGGGGGCAAGGGAGTCAGGATAATGGGTGAACACCTGACCCATGAGGATGCCTGCAGATATGTTCATGAACTCAAAGGCGATGTCGTCATAGAAGAACGACTTATCGGAGAAGAGTTCACCCTGCAGGCATTTGTCGATGGTAATCATCTTGTCCCGATGCCCCTTGTTCAGGATCATAAACGAGCCTTTGAAGGAGATGTCGGTCCGAACACTGGTGGAATGGGATCATATACGCTTCCTGATCACCGGTTCCCTTTTGTCACCGAAGAGGATTACTACAAGGCATTTGCCATCATGAAACAGACTGTTGTTTCACTTGCCGCTGAAGGGACCCCATATGTGGGAATCTTGTATGGTCAGTTCATGAACACAGCACAAGGGCCGATGGTCATCGAATTTAATGCCAGATTTGGGGATCCGGAGGCAATGAACGTTCTTTCGTTACTCACCAGTGATTTTTCTACCCTTGTTCAGGCAATTACAGCAGGAACCCTTGACAAAGCAGAGGTTCAGTTTGCGAAGAAGGCAACGGTCTGTAAGTATCTTGTCCCTGAAGGATATCCAGATAATCCAGTTTCAGGAGGGAAACTGACTCCAGGACCGGAAAACAAAGCACTTTGCTACTATGCAAGTGTCGTCCGAGACGGTGAATACCTGGTAACCCAGAGTTCACGAACCATGGCCTTTGTTGGCATCGGTGATACCCTGGAAGAGGCAGAAAAAATCGCAGAAGAGGCTGCATCTGCTGTTCAGGGCCCGGTAAGGCACCGTAGTGATATCGGAACCAGAGAAGTCCTTGACAAGAGAATTTCACATATGAAGGAGATACGATGA